A genomic segment from Nodularia sphaerocarpa UHCC 0038 encodes:
- a CDS encoding phosphate-starvation-inducible PsiE family protein, whose protein sequence is MPKRVIIEVQGWFKRERIVSNLELFQDFIVIALCLVLFGVMLIRLGDMFLSFLHPLDLREVTSDILFILILVELFRLLLDYLQEQRISVGAAVEITIVSALREVILRGVLEIPRDQILAISVFLIVLAGILAALPWMSRFFEGVKILAPETNEEQL, encoded by the coding sequence ATGCCCAAGCGGGTAATTATAGAAGTACAAGGTTGGTTTAAGCGGGAGAGAATTGTCAGTAATTTAGAACTTTTCCAAGACTTTATTGTTATTGCTCTGTGCTTGGTATTATTTGGAGTGATGCTGATTCGATTAGGTGATATGTTTTTATCTTTTCTGCATCCCTTGGATTTACGGGAAGTAACATCTGATATTTTATTTATTTTGATTTTAGTTGAGTTATTTCGATTGTTACTTGATTACTTACAAGAACAGCGTATTTCTGTAGGCGCAGCAGTAGAAATTACTATTGTTTCCGCTTTGCGAGAAGTAATTTTACGTGGTGTTCTCGAAATTCCTCGTGATCAAATTTTGGCAATTTCTGTATTTCTAATAGTTTTAGCAGGAATTCTTGCCGCTTTACCTTGGATGTCGCGTTTTTTTGAAGGCGTGAAAATTCTCGCCCCCGAAACAAATGAAGAACAATTATAG
- a CDS encoding DUF3536 domain-containing protein, with amino-acid sequence MTSAAERPVNSGASLTSHSTPYDIHQIDPLKQATGVYVTVHGHFYQPPRENPYLDAIERQPSAAPFHDWNERIHWECYRPNAFARVCNDQGEVVEIVNNYEYFSFNMGPTLMSWLERYDFEVYQRILEADIKSCRRLHGHGNAIAQVYNHIIMPLANERDKYTQIRWGKADFRSRFGRDPEGMWLAETGVDYATLEALVAEGIRFIILAPSQAQRCRPLPTEDDPHPEWQEVGGSQIDPTRPYRCYLKGSSATDSHSRPYIDIFFYDGPISRDMGFSDVVFNSSHFAGRVGSAVRGDHRLAQLISVATDGETFGHHKKGTEKTLAYAFINEFPKHGWTVTNFAHYLSLNTPTWEAEIKPATAWSCAHGVDRWQDDCGCGGEGGVWHQKWRRPLRDSLNWLRDQLILVYEENAGQLFNDPWLARDEYIQVMGDRSPANVNSFLSRHQTHKLTAAEQVDALRLLEMQRHALLMFTSCGWFFEEISRPEGTQILRYASRALELAGDVAGVQLEKNFLKRLGLAPSNVDSFKHGGEVYRQLVQTAQVSVKQVAAHYAITSLFGNHKSTDKPNPHPGKAKYPHPDQKRVYCYTVNEIDYQLQRMGSLTLAVGHLQLVSEITWESESLVFAVLHLGGWDFHCCTQLFTGRRNYSKLKEKLFSSLEQASAAQTILVMTQLFKEETFSLQNLFAEERHRIMRLLSQETLTRLDQLYTQAYRDNYGILMAFHRDELEVPQELQVAAEIALGSRCMITLRSLEQDITDAALSLNHVVELEAIATEAKHLHCRLNIPEGKQILEQLIMRLLWHLLHDANGSFATEIQCLERLIDVSYQLNIGISLHKSQELYFSCLQSKIVPLCLTTLADKEDNNQCRQLLKLGQKLAVDVSKVLSKFG; translated from the coding sequence GATCCCCTGAAACAGGCGACTGGTGTTTATGTGACGGTGCATGGTCATTTTTATCAGCCACCACGGGAAAACCCTTATTTAGACGCGATTGAACGTCAACCGAGTGCGGCTCCTTTCCATGATTGGAATGAACGCATTCACTGGGAATGCTATCGCCCGAATGCTTTTGCCAGGGTCTGTAATGATCAGGGTGAAGTGGTGGAGATTGTGAATAATTACGAATATTTCAGCTTTAATATGGGTCCCACGCTGATGTCGTGGCTAGAACGCTACGATTTTGAGGTTTATCAGCGAATTTTGGAGGCAGACATCAAGAGCTGTCGGCGTTTGCATGGTCATGGTAATGCGATCGCACAGGTATACAATCACATTATTATGCCTCTGGCCAATGAACGAGATAAATACACCCAAATTCGCTGGGGTAAAGCAGATTTTCGCTCTCGTTTTGGGCGTGATCCCGAAGGTATGTGGTTAGCGGAAACAGGTGTGGACTATGCAACTTTAGAAGCTTTGGTTGCCGAAGGTATTCGCTTCATTATCCTCGCACCATCTCAGGCGCAGCGTTGCCGTCCCCTACCAACTGAGGATGATCCCCACCCGGAATGGCAAGAAGTCGGTGGAAGTCAAATTGATCCTACCCGTCCTTATCGTTGTTATTTGAAAGGAAGTAGCGCCACTGATAGCCACTCCCGCCCTTACATTGATATTTTCTTCTACGATGGTCCCATTTCACGGGATATGGGTTTTAGTGATGTCGTCTTTAATTCTAGTCATTTTGCCGGACGCGTCGGTTCGGCGGTACGTGGGGATCACCGTCTGGCACAGTTAATTTCTGTGGCGACAGATGGGGAAACCTTCGGACACCATAAAAAGGGAACTGAGAAAACTTTAGCCTACGCTTTTATTAATGAGTTTCCTAAGCACGGTTGGACGGTGACTAATTTTGCTCACTATCTCAGTCTAAATACTCCCACTTGGGAAGCGGAAATTAAACCCGCCACGGCTTGGAGTTGCGCCCACGGTGTCGATAGGTGGCAAGATGACTGTGGTTGTGGTGGTGAAGGTGGTGTCTGGCATCAAAAATGGCGGCGACCTTTGCGTGATAGTTTAAACTGGTTGCGGGATCAGTTGATTTTGGTGTATGAAGAAAATGCTGGACAGCTATTTAATGATCCCTGGTTAGCACGAGATGAATATATTCAAGTGATGGGCGATCGCTCTCCTGCGAATGTTAACTCCTTCCTGTCTCGCCATCAAACCCACAAACTCACCGCAGCCGAACAAGTTGATGCTTTGCGGCTGTTAGAAATGCAGCGTCACGCTTTGTTGATGTTCACCAGTTGCGGCTGGTTTTTTGAAGAAATTTCTCGTCCAGAAGGTACGCAAATTCTCCGCTATGCTTCCCGTGCTTTGGAATTGGCTGGAGATGTGGCTGGTGTGCAGTTGGAAAAGAATTTTCTCAAACGCTTGGGATTAGCCCCCAGTAACGTGGATAGTTTCAAACATGGTGGGGAAGTTTATCGCCAATTGGTGCAAACTGCCCAAGTTAGTGTGAAGCAAGTAGCAGCCCACTATGCCATTACTTCTCTGTTTGGTAATCATAAATCTACAGACAAGCCCAATCCTCATCCTGGAAAAGCTAAATATCCTCATCCTGACCAAAAGCGTGTTTATTGTTACACGGTCAACGAGATAGATTACCAACTGCAACGCATGGGATCATTGACTCTGGCGGTTGGACATTTACAGCTAGTGTCAGAAATTACCTGGGAAAGTGAGAGTTTAGTATTTGCTGTGTTGCATTTGGGCGGCTGGGATTTCCACTGCTGTACTCAATTATTTACGGGACGGCGTAACTACAGTAAGTTGAAAGAAAAGCTGTTTAGTTCCTTAGAACAGGCGAGTGCGGCTCAAACTATCTTGGTGATGACACAGCTATTTAAAGAGGAAACATTCAGCTTGCAGAATCTGTTTGCTGAAGAACGTCACCGGATTATGCGGCTATTGAGTCAAGAAACCCTGACTCGCTTAGACCAACTTTATACCCAAGCCTATCGGGATAATTACGGTATTTTGATGGCGTTTCACCGGGATGAGTTAGAGGTTCCCCAGGAGTTGCAGGTAGCTGCGGAGATTGCTTTGGGATCGCGTTGTATGATCACATTGCGATCGCTTGAGCAAGATATTACTGATGCGGCGTTAAGCTTAAATCATGTTGTAGAATTAGAGGCGATCGCCACTGAAGCTAAACACCTGCATTGTCGGCTCAATATTCCCGAAGGAAAGCAGATATTAGAACAATTGATCATGCGATTACTTTGGCACTTGTTACACGATGCTAACGGCAGTTTTGCTACAGAAATCCAGTGTTTAGAAAGGTTGATTGATGTTAGCTATCAGCTAAATATTGGTATTTCTCTACACAAATCCCAAGAGCTATATTTTAGTTGTTTGCAAAGTAAAATTGTACCATTATGTCTCACTACTTTGGCTGATAAAGAAGACAATAATCAATGTCGTCAATTGCTGAAGTTAGGACAAAAATTAGCTGTTGATGTCAGTAAGGTTTTGAGTAAATTTGGTTAA